CTCCTGATGGTAGGTATGCATCTTCTCCACCTCCTTCTGCTGTTTTTCTCTCTTCTTGATATCACTCTACCTGAAAACCAAGGTGAATGTAATTGGCGGCTATTCCTATTCTGCCGGGAAATTACTCTTAGAACGGTCCGACAGCTTTCTGATCCGGTTTTTGCCTGGAGGTGGCAGGCAGTACTTTACGAAGAGGAAAAGGCGGAAAGACGTCTGCTAACCGAGACATGGAGGATGTCAAGCTACCCGTGAAATTATCCGACTTTGCCATTGAGCCCGTCTTGCATTGATTTGTGGGGCTGAAGAACTTAAAATAGAGAGGTATTGAGAGAGGATTGACTTTATGAACTAGGGGGCTTTCGAAGGGACTCCGTGATCATGAGTTTTCGCGAGTCCCCTTAAGGAGCAGAGAATGAAGGATCCTAAGGCAATGAAGATCATTGTGGCCGATGATAATCGGCATTCTCTCATGTATCACGGGCTTCTCCTCAAGAAACTTGGACATACCATCGTGCCTGCCAGGAGCGGGCTGGAGGTGTTGAAGCTCTTAAAGGTTGTTGAGCCTGATATTGTCATGCTCGATATCGGGATGGAGACGATCGATGGCCTGACGGTCTTAAAGCATATCATGGAAGATTCGCAGACATCAAGCATACCGGTGATTATGGCATCAGGGGAATCGAGCAATGAGACCATCAGCCAGTGCATGAAATTGGGCTGTGTTGACTACCTCATAAAGCCCGTAACAGTAGAAAGGCTCCACGCTGCTTTAGAGAAGTGCGTCATTTCGGTGACCCCGGCAAAGAGAAGACATGCAAGAGTTCCATTCAACAAGAAGGTTGTCGTTACGTACCAGGGGAGATCATATCATCTTCCCGTCGAAACGCTCTCTGAAGGAGGCGTTTTTATCAGAAGGAAAGACCCTTTTCCCAAGGGCTCCATCATAGAGATCATGTTGCCTCTCGATGACGAAACGGCGGTCCGGCTGCAGGGGGAAGTTGTTCATGTCGAAAACCTTTTTGAGAACCCTTTCCCTCCCGGAATGGGGATAACCTTTAAGGGCATGACCGATGAAGACATCAAGAGGCTACGGAGTTTCATAGAACTAATAGCTACCGGAGACATCCTCGACGAGCTCAAAGAGAGCTGATGCTCATCGTGTTATCTCGATCCGGTGGAAGGCCTCGGCGAGTTCGCAATCGGCACCTTCTGCCATGGAACACGCCCATTCACGCATCCATGCCTCCAGGTCAGGTACGGTGAGCTCCTTCATCTGACTTTCATGACAGCGGAGGGCGGCGATTTTCTTATCAAAGGTTTCTGTGATATCAGTCCGGTAGTTAATGTCCTCCGACCCGACGAAGAGCATTTCCCTGACCTTATGAGGTTCGAGACCTTCTTCGAGGAGGTCGGGATAGGCGAGATGGTCACGGGCGAAGGGAAAGACGGCGTCAAGGGTAACCTGCCCGACAATCCTGTGATCACGATGCCAAAGGTAACGGCGGTAAGGGTCTGAGGTGACAACGGTCTTTGGCCGATACATTCGGATCTGCCGGGCGATCATCTTCCTGAATTCAGCAGTGTCTTCGAGCCCCTGATCGGGAAACCTCAGGAAGACCACTTCCCGGACGCCGAGGACCCTGGCAGCGGCTTCCTGTTCCTTCTCTCGTATCTGGGCCAGGCGACCAGGATCCATGGACCTGTCTGAGGTTCCCTTCTCACCGCTCGTGCAGACAACGTATACGACCTCTTTGCCTTCCCGAATCCACTTCGCGACAGTACCGGAGACGCCAAATTCCGCATCGTCCGGATGGGCTACGACCACAAGTGCGTCGGCGGGAGCTACCATGAGCAAACTCCCTGCGCCCGGGTCCGTTCATTACGGGGGCTCCGGAATTGCAGAGCAGTTCTGTATTCTTGCATGACGGAAGATGCGATCTTCTGCCAGTCGTAATTGAGGACAGAAGCACGGATTCTGTCACGGCATGTGGCGACCTTCGGCGGATTTAGCATGAATCTCTCGATCGCCGAAGCGAGGGAACGGGGACTTGGATTGTCAAGGAGAAGTCCTGTTTCCCCTTCCCGTATCAGGGTCTCCATCGCACCAACGGGGGTCGCAATGACCGGCGTGCCGCAGGCGAGGGATTCCAAGGCCACGAGACCGAAACTCTCGTAGTAAGACGGCACGACGAGGACATCTGCAGCGCTATAGTAGAGGGGGAGGAGATCGTGCTCTACCCTGCCCTGAAACTTCACAATGTCCTCGATGGACGCTCTTTTTGCGAGCCGTCTCAACTCCGCAGCACCCTGCGTCTGAAAACCGTCTCCGCCAATGATCAGGAGCGTGAGTTCCCGGTAAGAACGAAGGTGCGCAGCAGCAGCAATGAGTCGGTCCAGTCCCTTGACAGGGGCGAACCTTCCGACGTATAGGACGACGAACCTGTCGTCCCGGATTCCCATTTCCCTGCGGGCCAGAGCCCCTGCTACCGGTCGAAAGCGTTCGAGGTTTACTCCGCAGGGTACCATTCCAATCTTCCGGGCCGCCACGCCATAATATTTCCTGAGCAAATCTCTCTCCTTCTCCGTTGCTGCAAGGATCCGGTCGCTCACTTGGGCCAGCCTTCTTTCGGCGATCAAACGTTGGAAGGGTTCCCTCTCCCGGCTGCAGGCAACTCGCTTCGCAACGCCCGTGGTGTGAAACATCGCCACATGAGGGGTATCCCACCGGTCTTGCGCCAGGCTCCCCACCTGGCCGGAGAGCCAATAGTGGCTGTGGATAAGATCATACCGGAGACCGTTGCTCTCAATATAGGTGGCGAGTGACTGAAAGACTTCCGGCAGACGTCCCGGGAGTATGTTCTTTGTGAGACGACCTTGGTATCCGATATCAAGATGGATGAGACGCACATTTTCGGACAGCAAGAGCTCGGAGGCGTCTCTGCCTCCGTCGGCACAGGTGTAAATATCGACGCTCTGTCCCGATCTCCCGAGTTCCCGGGAGAGTTCGCGGACATAGACGCTCATGCCGCCAGTCTCCTCTGTCCCGAGTTCGCCCAGCGGACTGGAATGGATGCTGAGGGTGGCGATCCTCAGCGGCGGGACCTGAAAGAAACCCTTCTCTTGTTTCAAATCCGGCTCGGACAGGACAGGGGGAAGGTGCGTCATCGTAAGGTCACCTCGCACTGAAGCAGCTTCAGCGGACGGCCCCCGAGTCGGCCTTTGTATGTCTCAGTGCCCCGAAGGAAGTTATACCTCTTCCTGTTCCGCTTTATGCTCTCCCGAATGCTGAAGACCGTGGTCAGAATGCCTCCGCTGAGATAGTCGAAATGGCGGTCATAGCCATTGTTGTAAAGATAGACCGTGGAACGATAGTCGAAACACATGGCTGCGGCAATGGGCGTATCATTCACATCGAGAACATAGAGCGTTAAGAGCCCGGACTTGGCCATTGCCAGCGCAAGGGATCTGAAGAAAGACTTGACATCGCCGGTCATGAAGAGCGCTTTCTCTTCCCGGTTAGACCGAAAGAGAGCCAGGAAGGTCTCAATTGCGTAGGAAACATCCCTCTCATCTTCGATGGTCCGCAGTCCGACATAACCTGCGCTCTCGAGACGTCGTATCTTCCGGCGCGTCTCGTGCCGCTCTTTCCCTGACAGGGAGACGAGATATCCTTCCCATTGGTCCGGTAAGTCCATTTCATAGAGCACATCCACCGGAGCGCACGAGATGTCGGAGCCGATGGATCCTGAGTACGTCTTGAGACATGAGACGGTCGTCGAATCTGCACGAACCCGACCCGTATCGAAACGGCTGATGCCCTCGCGCCTGAAGTGGTCGAAAAGGGTCGAGAGAAACTCCCTCTCTCCAGAGGGCGCAACGATGACATCACTGTAATCGATCAGGTCGCTGTCGCTGATAAGGCGCGCCGTATCTCCCCTGACCGTAAGAGGCGCCAGACCGAGGACAGCGTTCTCCTTTCTCACAACGTAGAGCTGCGTCTCAGGGCCTTTTCCGAAATACGACCACCAGGTACCAAGCCACGGGGGGAGCATGAAGAGACAATCCCACTTCAAGGGGTTCCCGGAATCCTGCCAGTAAAGCTCCAGATGGTCTATCGGCTCAACAGTTACCGTCCCTGCCGGCGAATGAGCAAACTCTCTTTTTGTTGTCGCTCGATTCTTCATAAGCATCAACTCATCTTCCGTAACGTACCGTCGTTCGTCAGATTTCAGGCCCTCATGAGCCCAGCCGCCAGCGGTACCCTCCCTGGGTATCCTCAACCTCGATCTTTACCCGCCTGAGGCAATCACGAATAGCATCGGCCTCGTGCCACTTGTTATTTTCTCTGAAAGATGCTCGTAATGCAAGCAGTTCCTTTACAAGCGGAGCAAGACAGTCCTGAGGGCTTTTCGGCGCAGAGGCGAGCCGCATTCCGAGAAGGACGATGAATTCCCTGAGGAGCTCTCGCGCCTGGGAAACAAACTCAGGGTGCTCCTTTCTTTCCTGTGCGAGCCAGATGAGTCTGTCAAGATCCAGGAGGGCCTTCACCGCATCCCCGGCATCGTCCTCCAGACTTTTGTGGAAAGAGTCTTCGATGCCATGGACAGAGTCCCACAAGCCTCGCTCCTGAGGCCCTGGTGCCGGTTCTGAGGTTGAGATCTCCATTGCCTCAGTTGTTCGCTGAGCGCCGGCCGCTCTTTCTGAAAGCACCCTGAGAGGGAACTCTTTCCCCCGGGGAAAGGTCCTCTCGAAAGCACCATATCGCAACGTCACCGCTCCGACACCCTTTATGGAAATCTCTTCCCTTTCGAGGTCCATGATGCAGGCTGTATGCTCGTCAAGACCGAGGACACTCACATCCTCGGGCAGCATAGACTCGAGCGTCCTGAAACGGCTCTCTCCCATGAAGCAGAAGCGAGTGTCGTGGGTTCCCCCTTCGGCATTGTTCCAGTG
The DNA window shown above is from Thermodesulfovibrionales bacterium and carries:
- a CDS encoding GNAT family N-acetyltransferase, producing MKNRATTKREFAHSPAGTVTVEPIDHLELYWQDSGNPLKWDCLFMLPPWLGTWWSYFGKGPETQLYVVRKENAVLGLAPLTVRGDTARLISDSDLIDYSDVIVAPSGEREFLSTLFDHFRREGISRFDTGRVRADSTTVSCLKTYSGSIGSDISCAPVDVLYEMDLPDQWEGYLVSLSGKERHETRRKIRRLESAGYVGLRTIEDERDVSYAIETFLALFRSNREEKALFMTGDVKSFFRSLALAMAKSGLLTLYVLDVNDTPIAAAMCFDYRSTVYLYNNGYDRHFDYLSGGILTTVFSIRESIKRNRKRYNFLRGTETYKGRLGGRPLKLLQCEVTLR
- a CDS encoding PIG-L deacetylase family protein, yielding MVAPADALVVVAHPDDAEFGVSGTVAKWIREGKEVVYVVCTSGEKGTSDRSMDPGRLAQIREKEQEAAARVLGVREVVFLRFPDQGLEDTAEFRKMIARQIRMYRPKTVVTSDPYRRYLWHRDHRIVGQVTLDAVFPFARDHLAYPDLLEEGLEPHKVREMLFVGSEDINYRTDITETFDKKIAALRCHESQMKELTVPDLEAWMREWACSMAEGADCELAEAFHRIEITR
- a CDS encoding glycosyltransferase — its product is MTHLPPVLSEPDLKQEKGFFQVPPLRIATLSIHSSPLGELGTEETGGMSVYVRELSRELGRSGQSVDIYTCADGGRDASELLLSENVRLIHLDIGYQGRLTKNILPGRLPEVFQSLATYIESNGLRYDLIHSHYWLSGQVGSLAQDRWDTPHVAMFHTTGVAKRVACSREREPFQRLIAERRLAQVSDRILAATEKERDLLRKYYGVAARKIGMVPCGVNLERFRPVAGALARREMGIRDDRFVVLYVGRFAPVKGLDRLIAAAAHLRSYRELTLLIIGGDGFQTQGAAELRRLAKRASIEDIVKFQGRVEHDLLPLYYSAADVLVVPSYYESFGLVALESLACGTPVIATPVGAMETLIREGETGLLLDNPSPRSLASAIERFMLNPPKVATCRDRIRASVLNYDWQKIASSVMQEYRTALQFRSPRNERTRAQGVCSW
- a CDS encoding response regulator; translated protein: MKDPKAMKIIVADDNRHSLMYHGLLLKKLGHTIVPARSGLEVLKLLKVVEPDIVMLDIGMETIDGLTVLKHIMEDSQTSSIPVIMASGESSNETISQCMKLGCVDYLIKPVTVERLHAALEKCVISVTPAKRRHARVPFNKKVVVTYQGRSYHLPVETLSEGGVFIRRKDPFPKGSIIEIMLPLDDETAVRLQGEVVHVENLFENPFPPGMGITFKGMTDEDIKRLRSFIELIATGDILDELKES
- a CDS encoding Type 1 glutamine amidotransferase-like domain-containing protein — translated: MIVLMGSGELTATMVEVHREVLSRLGRSPKAFFLDTPAGFQLNADQLSRRAVEYFHVSVGYPMEVLSFKSKDIPTREAEQIFRTLKGADYLLVGPGSPTYALRQWQGTPIPEILRQRIEGGACLVAASAAALTIGHFTLPVYEIYKVGQEPHWVEGLNILSHFGLNTVVIPHWNNAEGGTHDTRFCFMGESRFRTLESMLPEDVSVLGLDEHTACIMDLEREEISIKGVGAVTLRYGAFERTFPRGKEFPLRVLSERAAGAQRTTEAMEISTSEPAPGPQERGLWDSVHGIEDSFHKSLEDDAGDAVKALLDLDRLIWLAQERKEHPEFVSQARELLREFIVLLGMRLASAPKSPQDCLAPLVKELLALRASFRENNKWHEADAIRDCLRRVKIEVEDTQGGYRWRLGS